One window from the genome of Diospyros lotus cultivar Yz01 chromosome 11, ASM1463336v1, whole genome shotgun sequence encodes:
- the LOC127813055 gene encoding uncharacterized protein LOC127813055 isoform X6, translating to MDSGPTFVLNLCGERRCVVESTTDKMERSSAILLVFSWVLIAVCNAGTDLEAGVDPVVDLGVKSSATLRNDSNLNEKTGGLNSIVESNIVDPVKKGQDQVAGQTEYALSSKASERNPEERKEGGLKEDPIQEKDKNGFVGEGGKKEILGEDSESKYVKKLGEGSVSKDVKEVDKQEKLGEGFESKNSKEGVEADKEEKLGKVLESIEVREGEKQERLGQGSEFKEVMEDDKKEKSGQESESKEVMKGEKKEKSGEGSESKEGSKELPVSFPLGKKEGSHGEECDASNSCKAENNKLVACLRVPGNESPDLSLLIQNKGNSPLSVTISAPDFVQLEETKVQLQEKKDKKDLIPLDQRKEIDYSSKFNFISLVKRTHLIALIVFAAGLITASAWICISFQRRRYFTGKSAKYQRLDMELPVSSGVKAESVFKDGWDNSWDDNWDDEEAPQTPPLPVTPSVSSKGLSSRRLSKEGWKD from the exons ATGGACTCTGGTCCAACCTTCGTCCTCAATCTCTGCGGTGAGAGGCGTTGCGTAGTCGAATCTACAACCGACAAG ATGGAGCGGAGTAGTGCGATTCTGCTGGTTTTTTCTTGGGTCCTAATCGCGGTTTGCAATGCCGGTACAGATTTGGAG GCAGGAGTAGATCCGGTTGTTGATTTAGGTGTAAAAAGTTCCGCAACTTTGAGAAATGACAGCAATTTGAACGAGAAAACTGGTGGGCTGAACTCGATTGTAGAGTCTAACATAGTCGACCCAGTAAAGAAGGGACAAGATCAGGTGGCTGGACAAACAGAGTATGCTCTGAGTAGTAAGGCTAGCGAGAGGAATCCAGAGGAACGAAAGGAAGGGGGGTTGAAAGAAGATCCCATTCAAGAGAAAGATAAGAATGGGTTTGTGGGGGAGGGTGGGAAGAAAGAGATATTGGGTGAAGATTCTGAATCCAAATATGTGAAGAAATTGGGCGAAGGGTCTGTGTCCAAAGACGTGAAGGAGGTTGACAAGCAAGAGAAGTTGGGTGAAGGGTTTGAATCGAAGAATTCAAAAGAAGGGGTAGAGGCTGATAAGGAAGAGAAATTGGGGAAGGTGTTGGAATCCATAGAAGTAAGGGAGGGTGAGAAGCAAGAGAGATTAGGTCAAGGTTCTGAATTCAAAGAAGTGATGGAAGATgacaagaaagagaaatcagGACAAGAGTCTGAATCCAAAGAAGTAATGAAGggtgagaagaaagagaaatcaggAGAAGGGTCTGAATCCAAAGAAGGAAGCAAAGAGTTGCCAGTTTCCTTTCCGTTGGGGAAGAAGGAGGGCTCCCATGGCGAAGAATGTGATGCATCTAATAGCTGCAAGGCCGAAAACAACAAACTGGTAGCATGCTTGAGAGTCCCTGGAAATG AATCTCCAGATTTATCACTTTTGATTCAGAACAAGGGAAATAGCCCTCTCAGTGTTACAATTTCTGCTCCTGATTTTGTTCAGCTAGAGGAAACCAAAGTTCAACtccaagaaaagaaagacaagAAG GATCTTATTCCGCTTGATCAAAGGAAGGAAATTGACTACAGCAGCAAGTTTAACTTCATCAGCCTTGTTAAGAGAACCCATTTGATTGCATTGATTGTTTTTGCCGCTGGACTGATAACAGCATCAGCTTGGATATGCATCAGCTTCCAGAGAAGAAGGTATTTCACTGGCAAAAGCGCAAAGTACCAAAGGCTAGACATGGAGTTGCCGGTTTCAAGTGGGGTTAAAGCGGAATCAGTCTTTAAAGACGGGTGGGACAACAGTTGGGATGACAATTGGGATGATGAAGAGGCACCCCAGACGCCCCCACTGCCCGTGACTCCAAGCGTCTCGTCCAAAGGCCTCTCCTCCAGACGACTTAGCAAGGAAGGGTGGAAAGATTAG
- the LOC127813055 gene encoding uncharacterized protein LOC127813055 isoform X4: MDSGPTFVLNLCGERRCVVESTTDKMERSSAILLVFSWVLIAVCNAGTDLEAGVDPVVDLGVKSSATLRNDSNLNEKTGGLNSIVESNIVDPVKKGQDQVAGQTEYALSSKASERNPEERKEGGLKEDPIQEKDKNGFVGEGGKKEILGEDSESKYVKKLGEGSVSKDVKEVDKQEKLGEGFESKNSKEGVEADKEEKLGKVLESIEVREGEKQERLGQGSEFKEVMEDDKKEKSGQESESKEVMKGEKKEKSGEGSESKEGSKELPVSFPLGKKEGSHGEECDASNSCKAENNKLVACLRVPGNDLSLLIQNKGNSPLSVTISAPDFVQLEETKVQLQEKKDKKVKVSIGKGGTDSLIVLTAGNGNCSLGFQDLIPLDQRKEIDYSSKFNFISLVKRTHLIALIVFAAGLITASAWICISFQRRRYFTGKSAKYQRLDMELPVSSGVKAESVFKDGWDNSWDDNWDDEEAPQTPPLPVTPSVSSKGLSSRRLSKEGWKD, translated from the exons ATGGACTCTGGTCCAACCTTCGTCCTCAATCTCTGCGGTGAGAGGCGTTGCGTAGTCGAATCTACAACCGACAAG ATGGAGCGGAGTAGTGCGATTCTGCTGGTTTTTTCTTGGGTCCTAATCGCGGTTTGCAATGCCGGTACAGATTTGGAG GCAGGAGTAGATCCGGTTGTTGATTTAGGTGTAAAAAGTTCCGCAACTTTGAGAAATGACAGCAATTTGAACGAGAAAACTGGTGGGCTGAACTCGATTGTAGAGTCTAACATAGTCGACCCAGTAAAGAAGGGACAAGATCAGGTGGCTGGACAAACAGAGTATGCTCTGAGTAGTAAGGCTAGCGAGAGGAATCCAGAGGAACGAAAGGAAGGGGGGTTGAAAGAAGATCCCATTCAAGAGAAAGATAAGAATGGGTTTGTGGGGGAGGGTGGGAAGAAAGAGATATTGGGTGAAGATTCTGAATCCAAATATGTGAAGAAATTGGGCGAAGGGTCTGTGTCCAAAGACGTGAAGGAGGTTGACAAGCAAGAGAAGTTGGGTGAAGGGTTTGAATCGAAGAATTCAAAAGAAGGGGTAGAGGCTGATAAGGAAGAGAAATTGGGGAAGGTGTTGGAATCCATAGAAGTAAGGGAGGGTGAGAAGCAAGAGAGATTAGGTCAAGGTTCTGAATTCAAAGAAGTGATGGAAGATgacaagaaagagaaatcagGACAAGAGTCTGAATCCAAAGAAGTAATGAAGggtgagaagaaagagaaatcaggAGAAGGGTCTGAATCCAAAGAAGGAAGCAAAGAGTTGCCAGTTTCCTTTCCGTTGGGGAAGAAGGAGGGCTCCCATGGCGAAGAATGTGATGCATCTAATAGCTGCAAGGCCGAAAACAACAAACTGGTAGCATGCTTGAGAGTCCCTGGAAATG ATTTATCACTTTTGATTCAGAACAAGGGAAATAGCCCTCTCAGTGTTACAATTTCTGCTCCTGATTTTGTTCAGCTAGAGGAAACCAAAGTTCAACtccaagaaaagaaagacaagAAG GTGAAAGTCTCAATCGGGAAAGGTGGAACTGACAGCTTGATTGTTCTAACGGCGGGAAATGGTAACTGCAGTCTTGGTTTTCAGGATCTTATTCCGCTTGATCAAAGGAAGGAAATTGACTACAGCAGCAAGTTTAACTTCATCAGCCTTGTTAAGAGAACCCATTTGATTGCATTGATTGTTTTTGCCGCTGGACTGATAACAGCATCAGCTTGGATATGCATCAGCTTCCAGAGAAGAAGGTATTTCACTGGCAAAAGCGCAAAGTACCAAAGGCTAGACATGGAGTTGCCGGTTTCAAGTGGGGTTAAAGCGGAATCAGTCTTTAAAGACGGGTGGGACAACAGTTGGGATGACAATTGGGATGATGAAGAGGCACCCCAGACGCCCCCACTGCCCGTGACTCCAAGCGTCTCGTCCAAAGGCCTCTCCTCCAGACGACTTAGCAAGGAAGGGTGGAAAGATTAG
- the LOC127813464 gene encoding uncharacterized protein LOC127813464 → MSLFSYNVRFHITKLEFNQFLCLTSLAADVDVHTSSRSTTADVDVDAPEGSNVRRSTYGQRARKVKKHAKERLTVEFNFTLMQAICDNAEMFNNEIGYIVRKNCSFQYKEWRCVPSTVRASLRHKLLTVFDINIEDKNIQKVIDKQMQRVWRGHKYKLYPYFKEIGGEKDPIKAKSKRHEEVSQDDWDYLCDL, encoded by the exons ATgagtttattttcttataatgttAGGTTTCATATAACAAAGTTAGAATTCAATCAGTTTTTGTGTCTAACATCTTTGGCTGCAGATGTGGATGTGCACACCTCATCTCGATCAACAACTGCAGATGTGGATGTGGATGCACCTGAAGGTTCAAATGTACGCAGGAGTACTTATGGACAACGTGCTCGGAAGGTGAAGAAACATGCTAAGGAAAGATTGACTGTGGAGTTCAATTTTACTCTTATGCAAGCTATTTGTGACAACGCAGAGATgtttaataatgaaattggaTACATTGTACGTAAGAATTGTAGTTTTCAATATAAAGAGTGGAGATGTGTACCTTCGACAGTTAGGGCATCGCTTCGTCACAAACTTCTT actGTTTTTGATATCAACATTGAggataaaaatatccaaaaggTTATCGATAAACAAATGCAACGAGTTTGGAGAGGCCACAAATATAAGCTATATCCTTACTTCAAAGAAATTGGAGGAGAGAAAGATCCAATTAAGGCCAAAAGTAAGCGCCATGAGGAAGTGAGCCAAGATGATTGGGATTACCTTTGTGATCTTTGA
- the LOC127813055 gene encoding uncharacterized protein LOC127813055 isoform X1, whose amino-acid sequence MDSGPTFVLNLCGERRCVVESTTDKMERSSAILLVFSWVLIAVCNAGTDLEAGVDPVVDLGVKSSATLRNDSNLNEKTGGLNSIVESNIVDPVKKGQDQVAGQTEYALSSKASERNPEERKEGGLKEDPIQEKDKNGFVGEGGKKEILGEDSESKYVKKLGEGSVSKDVKEVDKQEKLGEGFESKNSKEGVEADKEEKLGKVLESIEVREGEKQERLGQGSEFKEVMEDDKKEKSGQESESKEVMKGEKKEKSGEGSESKEGSKELPVSFPLGKKEGSHGEECDASNSCKAENNKLVACLRVPGNESPDLSLLIQNKGNSPLSVTISAPDFVQLEETKVQLQEKKDKKQVKVSIGKGGTDSLIVLTAGNGNCSLGFQDLIPLDQRKEIDYSSKFNFISLVKRTHLIALIVFAAGLITASAWICISFQRRRYFTGKSAKYQRLDMELPVSSGVKAESVFKDGWDNSWDDNWDDEEAPQTPPLPVTPSVSSKGLSSRRLSKEGWKD is encoded by the exons ATGGACTCTGGTCCAACCTTCGTCCTCAATCTCTGCGGTGAGAGGCGTTGCGTAGTCGAATCTACAACCGACAAG ATGGAGCGGAGTAGTGCGATTCTGCTGGTTTTTTCTTGGGTCCTAATCGCGGTTTGCAATGCCGGTACAGATTTGGAG GCAGGAGTAGATCCGGTTGTTGATTTAGGTGTAAAAAGTTCCGCAACTTTGAGAAATGACAGCAATTTGAACGAGAAAACTGGTGGGCTGAACTCGATTGTAGAGTCTAACATAGTCGACCCAGTAAAGAAGGGACAAGATCAGGTGGCTGGACAAACAGAGTATGCTCTGAGTAGTAAGGCTAGCGAGAGGAATCCAGAGGAACGAAAGGAAGGGGGGTTGAAAGAAGATCCCATTCAAGAGAAAGATAAGAATGGGTTTGTGGGGGAGGGTGGGAAGAAAGAGATATTGGGTGAAGATTCTGAATCCAAATATGTGAAGAAATTGGGCGAAGGGTCTGTGTCCAAAGACGTGAAGGAGGTTGACAAGCAAGAGAAGTTGGGTGAAGGGTTTGAATCGAAGAATTCAAAAGAAGGGGTAGAGGCTGATAAGGAAGAGAAATTGGGGAAGGTGTTGGAATCCATAGAAGTAAGGGAGGGTGAGAAGCAAGAGAGATTAGGTCAAGGTTCTGAATTCAAAGAAGTGATGGAAGATgacaagaaagagaaatcagGACAAGAGTCTGAATCCAAAGAAGTAATGAAGggtgagaagaaagagaaatcaggAGAAGGGTCTGAATCCAAAGAAGGAAGCAAAGAGTTGCCAGTTTCCTTTCCGTTGGGGAAGAAGGAGGGCTCCCATGGCGAAGAATGTGATGCATCTAATAGCTGCAAGGCCGAAAACAACAAACTGGTAGCATGCTTGAGAGTCCCTGGAAATG AATCTCCAGATTTATCACTTTTGATTCAGAACAAGGGAAATAGCCCTCTCAGTGTTACAATTTCTGCTCCTGATTTTGTTCAGCTAGAGGAAACCAAAGTTCAACtccaagaaaagaaagacaagAAG CAGGTGAAAGTCTCAATCGGGAAAGGTGGAACTGACAGCTTGATTGTTCTAACGGCGGGAAATGGTAACTGCAGTCTTGGTTTTCAGGATCTTATTCCGCTTGATCAAAGGAAGGAAATTGACTACAGCAGCAAGTTTAACTTCATCAGCCTTGTTAAGAGAACCCATTTGATTGCATTGATTGTTTTTGCCGCTGGACTGATAACAGCATCAGCTTGGATATGCATCAGCTTCCAGAGAAGAAGGTATTTCACTGGCAAAAGCGCAAAGTACCAAAGGCTAGACATGGAGTTGCCGGTTTCAAGTGGGGTTAAAGCGGAATCAGTCTTTAAAGACGGGTGGGACAACAGTTGGGATGACAATTGGGATGATGAAGAGGCACCCCAGACGCCCCCACTGCCCGTGACTCCAAGCGTCTCGTCCAAAGGCCTCTCCTCCAGACGACTTAGCAAGGAAGGGTGGAAAGATTAG
- the LOC127813055 gene encoding uncharacterized protein LOC127813055 isoform X3 produces the protein MDSGPTFVLNLCGERRCVVESTTDKMERSSAILLVFSWVLIAVCNAGTDLEAGVDPVVDLGVKSSATLRNDSNLNEKTGGLNSIVESNIVDPVKKGQDQVAGQTEYALSSKASERNPEERKEGGLKEDPIQEKDKNGFVGEGGKKEILGEDSESKYVKKLGEGSVSKDVKEVDKQEKLGEGFESKNSKEGVEADKEEKLGKVLESIEVREGEKQERLGQGSEFKEVMEDDKKEKSGQESESKEVMKGEKKEKSGEGSESKEGSKELPVSFPLGKKEGSHGEECDASNSCKAENNKLVACLRVPGNDLSLLIQNKGNSPLSVTISAPDFVQLEETKVQLQEKKDKKQVKVSIGKGGTDSLIVLTAGNGNCSLGFQDLIPLDQRKEIDYSSKFNFISLVKRTHLIALIVFAAGLITASAWICISFQRRRYFTGKSAKYQRLDMELPVSSGVKAESVFKDGWDNSWDDNWDDEEAPQTPPLPVTPSVSSKGLSSRRLSKEGWKD, from the exons ATGGACTCTGGTCCAACCTTCGTCCTCAATCTCTGCGGTGAGAGGCGTTGCGTAGTCGAATCTACAACCGACAAG ATGGAGCGGAGTAGTGCGATTCTGCTGGTTTTTTCTTGGGTCCTAATCGCGGTTTGCAATGCCGGTACAGATTTGGAG GCAGGAGTAGATCCGGTTGTTGATTTAGGTGTAAAAAGTTCCGCAACTTTGAGAAATGACAGCAATTTGAACGAGAAAACTGGTGGGCTGAACTCGATTGTAGAGTCTAACATAGTCGACCCAGTAAAGAAGGGACAAGATCAGGTGGCTGGACAAACAGAGTATGCTCTGAGTAGTAAGGCTAGCGAGAGGAATCCAGAGGAACGAAAGGAAGGGGGGTTGAAAGAAGATCCCATTCAAGAGAAAGATAAGAATGGGTTTGTGGGGGAGGGTGGGAAGAAAGAGATATTGGGTGAAGATTCTGAATCCAAATATGTGAAGAAATTGGGCGAAGGGTCTGTGTCCAAAGACGTGAAGGAGGTTGACAAGCAAGAGAAGTTGGGTGAAGGGTTTGAATCGAAGAATTCAAAAGAAGGGGTAGAGGCTGATAAGGAAGAGAAATTGGGGAAGGTGTTGGAATCCATAGAAGTAAGGGAGGGTGAGAAGCAAGAGAGATTAGGTCAAGGTTCTGAATTCAAAGAAGTGATGGAAGATgacaagaaagagaaatcagGACAAGAGTCTGAATCCAAAGAAGTAATGAAGggtgagaagaaagagaaatcaggAGAAGGGTCTGAATCCAAAGAAGGAAGCAAAGAGTTGCCAGTTTCCTTTCCGTTGGGGAAGAAGGAGGGCTCCCATGGCGAAGAATGTGATGCATCTAATAGCTGCAAGGCCGAAAACAACAAACTGGTAGCATGCTTGAGAGTCCCTGGAAATG ATTTATCACTTTTGATTCAGAACAAGGGAAATAGCCCTCTCAGTGTTACAATTTCTGCTCCTGATTTTGTTCAGCTAGAGGAAACCAAAGTTCAACtccaagaaaagaaagacaagAAG CAGGTGAAAGTCTCAATCGGGAAAGGTGGAACTGACAGCTTGATTGTTCTAACGGCGGGAAATGGTAACTGCAGTCTTGGTTTTCAGGATCTTATTCCGCTTGATCAAAGGAAGGAAATTGACTACAGCAGCAAGTTTAACTTCATCAGCCTTGTTAAGAGAACCCATTTGATTGCATTGATTGTTTTTGCCGCTGGACTGATAACAGCATCAGCTTGGATATGCATCAGCTTCCAGAGAAGAAGGTATTTCACTGGCAAAAGCGCAAAGTACCAAAGGCTAGACATGGAGTTGCCGGTTTCAAGTGGGGTTAAAGCGGAATCAGTCTTTAAAGACGGGTGGGACAACAGTTGGGATGACAATTGGGATGATGAAGAGGCACCCCAGACGCCCCCACTGCCCGTGACTCCAAGCGTCTCGTCCAAAGGCCTCTCCTCCAGACGACTTAGCAAGGAAGGGTGGAAAGATTAG
- the LOC127813055 gene encoding uncharacterized protein LOC127813055 isoform X5, which yields MDSGPTFVLNLCGERRCVVESTTDKAGVDPVVDLGVKSSATLRNDSNLNEKTGGLNSIVESNIVDPVKKGQDQVAGQTEYALSSKASERNPEERKEGGLKEDPIQEKDKNGFVGEGGKKEILGEDSESKYVKKLGEGSVSKDVKEVDKQEKLGEGFESKNSKEGVEADKEEKLGKVLESIEVREGEKQERLGQGSEFKEVMEDDKKEKSGQESESKEVMKGEKKEKSGEGSESKEGSKELPVSFPLGKKEGSHGEECDASNSCKAENNKLVACLRVPGNESPDLSLLIQNKGNSPLSVTISAPDFVQLEETKVQLQEKKDKKQVKVSIGKGGTDSLIVLTAGNGNCSLGFQDLIPLDQRKEIDYSSKFNFISLVKRTHLIALIVFAAGLITASAWICISFQRRRYFTGKSAKYQRLDMELPVSSGVKAESVFKDGWDNSWDDNWDDEEAPQTPPLPVTPSVSSKGLSSRRLSKEGWKD from the exons ATGGACTCTGGTCCAACCTTCGTCCTCAATCTCTGCGGTGAGAGGCGTTGCGTAGTCGAATCTACAACCGACAAG GCAGGAGTAGATCCGGTTGTTGATTTAGGTGTAAAAAGTTCCGCAACTTTGAGAAATGACAGCAATTTGAACGAGAAAACTGGTGGGCTGAACTCGATTGTAGAGTCTAACATAGTCGACCCAGTAAAGAAGGGACAAGATCAGGTGGCTGGACAAACAGAGTATGCTCTGAGTAGTAAGGCTAGCGAGAGGAATCCAGAGGAACGAAAGGAAGGGGGGTTGAAAGAAGATCCCATTCAAGAGAAAGATAAGAATGGGTTTGTGGGGGAGGGTGGGAAGAAAGAGATATTGGGTGAAGATTCTGAATCCAAATATGTGAAGAAATTGGGCGAAGGGTCTGTGTCCAAAGACGTGAAGGAGGTTGACAAGCAAGAGAAGTTGGGTGAAGGGTTTGAATCGAAGAATTCAAAAGAAGGGGTAGAGGCTGATAAGGAAGAGAAATTGGGGAAGGTGTTGGAATCCATAGAAGTAAGGGAGGGTGAGAAGCAAGAGAGATTAGGTCAAGGTTCTGAATTCAAAGAAGTGATGGAAGATgacaagaaagagaaatcagGACAAGAGTCTGAATCCAAAGAAGTAATGAAGggtgagaagaaagagaaatcaggAGAAGGGTCTGAATCCAAAGAAGGAAGCAAAGAGTTGCCAGTTTCCTTTCCGTTGGGGAAGAAGGAGGGCTCCCATGGCGAAGAATGTGATGCATCTAATAGCTGCAAGGCCGAAAACAACAAACTGGTAGCATGCTTGAGAGTCCCTGGAAATG AATCTCCAGATTTATCACTTTTGATTCAGAACAAGGGAAATAGCCCTCTCAGTGTTACAATTTCTGCTCCTGATTTTGTTCAGCTAGAGGAAACCAAAGTTCAACtccaagaaaagaaagacaagAAG CAGGTGAAAGTCTCAATCGGGAAAGGTGGAACTGACAGCTTGATTGTTCTAACGGCGGGAAATGGTAACTGCAGTCTTGGTTTTCAGGATCTTATTCCGCTTGATCAAAGGAAGGAAATTGACTACAGCAGCAAGTTTAACTTCATCAGCCTTGTTAAGAGAACCCATTTGATTGCATTGATTGTTTTTGCCGCTGGACTGATAACAGCATCAGCTTGGATATGCATCAGCTTCCAGAGAAGAAGGTATTTCACTGGCAAAAGCGCAAAGTACCAAAGGCTAGACATGGAGTTGCCGGTTTCAAGTGGGGTTAAAGCGGAATCAGTCTTTAAAGACGGGTGGGACAACAGTTGGGATGACAATTGGGATGATGAAGAGGCACCCCAGACGCCCCCACTGCCCGTGACTCCAAGCGTCTCGTCCAAAGGCCTCTCCTCCAGACGACTTAGCAAGGAAGGGTGGAAAGATTAG
- the LOC127813055 gene encoding uncharacterized protein LOC127813055 isoform X7, with protein MDSGPTFVLNLCGERRCVVESTTDKMERSSAILLVFSWVLIAVCNAGTDLEAGVDPVVDLGVKSSATLRNDSNLNEKTGGLNSIVESNIVDPVKKGQDQVAGQTEYALSSKASERNPEERKEGGLKEDPIQEKDKNGFVGEGGKKEILGEDSESKYVKKLGEGSVSKDVKEVDKQEKLGEGFESKNSKEGVEADKEEKLGKVLESIEVREGEKQERLGQGSEFKEVMEDDKKEKSGQESESKEVMKGEKKEKSGEGSESKEGSKELPVSFPLGKKEGSHGEECDASNSCKAENNKLVACLRVPGNESPDLSLLIQNKGNSPLSVTISAPDFVQLEETKVQLQEKKDKKVDIWSS; from the exons ATGGACTCTGGTCCAACCTTCGTCCTCAATCTCTGCGGTGAGAGGCGTTGCGTAGTCGAATCTACAACCGACAAG ATGGAGCGGAGTAGTGCGATTCTGCTGGTTTTTTCTTGGGTCCTAATCGCGGTTTGCAATGCCGGTACAGATTTGGAG GCAGGAGTAGATCCGGTTGTTGATTTAGGTGTAAAAAGTTCCGCAACTTTGAGAAATGACAGCAATTTGAACGAGAAAACTGGTGGGCTGAACTCGATTGTAGAGTCTAACATAGTCGACCCAGTAAAGAAGGGACAAGATCAGGTGGCTGGACAAACAGAGTATGCTCTGAGTAGTAAGGCTAGCGAGAGGAATCCAGAGGAACGAAAGGAAGGGGGGTTGAAAGAAGATCCCATTCAAGAGAAAGATAAGAATGGGTTTGTGGGGGAGGGTGGGAAGAAAGAGATATTGGGTGAAGATTCTGAATCCAAATATGTGAAGAAATTGGGCGAAGGGTCTGTGTCCAAAGACGTGAAGGAGGTTGACAAGCAAGAGAAGTTGGGTGAAGGGTTTGAATCGAAGAATTCAAAAGAAGGGGTAGAGGCTGATAAGGAAGAGAAATTGGGGAAGGTGTTGGAATCCATAGAAGTAAGGGAGGGTGAGAAGCAAGAGAGATTAGGTCAAGGTTCTGAATTCAAAGAAGTGATGGAAGATgacaagaaagagaaatcagGACAAGAGTCTGAATCCAAAGAAGTAATGAAGggtgagaagaaagagaaatcaggAGAAGGGTCTGAATCCAAAGAAGGAAGCAAAGAGTTGCCAGTTTCCTTTCCGTTGGGGAAGAAGGAGGGCTCCCATGGCGAAGAATGTGATGCATCTAATAGCTGCAAGGCCGAAAACAACAAACTGGTAGCATGCTTGAGAGTCCCTGGAAATG AATCTCCAGATTTATCACTTTTGATTCAGAACAAGGGAAATAGCCCTCTCAGTGTTACAATTTCTGCTCCTGATTTTGTTCAGCTAGAGGAAACCAAAGTTCAACtccaagaaaagaaagacaagAAG GTTGATATTTGGAGCAGCtaa
- the LOC127813055 gene encoding uncharacterized protein LOC127813055 isoform X2, protein MDSGPTFVLNLCGERRCVVESTTDKMERSSAILLVFSWVLIAVCNAGTDLEAGVDPVVDLGVKSSATLRNDSNLNEKTGGLNSIVESNIVDPVKKGQDQVAGQTEYALSSKASERNPEERKEGGLKEDPIQEKDKNGFVGEGGKKEILGEDSESKYVKKLGEGSVSKDVKEVDKQEKLGEGFESKNSKEGVEADKEEKLGKVLESIEVREGEKQERLGQGSEFKEVMEDDKKEKSGQESESKEVMKGEKKEKSGEGSESKEGSKELPVSFPLGKKEGSHGEECDASNSCKAENNKLVACLRVPGNESPDLSLLIQNKGNSPLSVTISAPDFVQLEETKVQLQEKKDKKVKVSIGKGGTDSLIVLTAGNGNCSLGFQDLIPLDQRKEIDYSSKFNFISLVKRTHLIALIVFAAGLITASAWICISFQRRRYFTGKSAKYQRLDMELPVSSGVKAESVFKDGWDNSWDDNWDDEEAPQTPPLPVTPSVSSKGLSSRRLSKEGWKD, encoded by the exons ATGGACTCTGGTCCAACCTTCGTCCTCAATCTCTGCGGTGAGAGGCGTTGCGTAGTCGAATCTACAACCGACAAG ATGGAGCGGAGTAGTGCGATTCTGCTGGTTTTTTCTTGGGTCCTAATCGCGGTTTGCAATGCCGGTACAGATTTGGAG GCAGGAGTAGATCCGGTTGTTGATTTAGGTGTAAAAAGTTCCGCAACTTTGAGAAATGACAGCAATTTGAACGAGAAAACTGGTGGGCTGAACTCGATTGTAGAGTCTAACATAGTCGACCCAGTAAAGAAGGGACAAGATCAGGTGGCTGGACAAACAGAGTATGCTCTGAGTAGTAAGGCTAGCGAGAGGAATCCAGAGGAACGAAAGGAAGGGGGGTTGAAAGAAGATCCCATTCAAGAGAAAGATAAGAATGGGTTTGTGGGGGAGGGTGGGAAGAAAGAGATATTGGGTGAAGATTCTGAATCCAAATATGTGAAGAAATTGGGCGAAGGGTCTGTGTCCAAAGACGTGAAGGAGGTTGACAAGCAAGAGAAGTTGGGTGAAGGGTTTGAATCGAAGAATTCAAAAGAAGGGGTAGAGGCTGATAAGGAAGAGAAATTGGGGAAGGTGTTGGAATCCATAGAAGTAAGGGAGGGTGAGAAGCAAGAGAGATTAGGTCAAGGTTCTGAATTCAAAGAAGTGATGGAAGATgacaagaaagagaaatcagGACAAGAGTCTGAATCCAAAGAAGTAATGAAGggtgagaagaaagagaaatcaggAGAAGGGTCTGAATCCAAAGAAGGAAGCAAAGAGTTGCCAGTTTCCTTTCCGTTGGGGAAGAAGGAGGGCTCCCATGGCGAAGAATGTGATGCATCTAATAGCTGCAAGGCCGAAAACAACAAACTGGTAGCATGCTTGAGAGTCCCTGGAAATG AATCTCCAGATTTATCACTTTTGATTCAGAACAAGGGAAATAGCCCTCTCAGTGTTACAATTTCTGCTCCTGATTTTGTTCAGCTAGAGGAAACCAAAGTTCAACtccaagaaaagaaagacaagAAG GTGAAAGTCTCAATCGGGAAAGGTGGAACTGACAGCTTGATTGTTCTAACGGCGGGAAATGGTAACTGCAGTCTTGGTTTTCAGGATCTTATTCCGCTTGATCAAAGGAAGGAAATTGACTACAGCAGCAAGTTTAACTTCATCAGCCTTGTTAAGAGAACCCATTTGATTGCATTGATTGTTTTTGCCGCTGGACTGATAACAGCATCAGCTTGGATATGCATCAGCTTCCAGAGAAGAAGGTATTTCACTGGCAAAAGCGCAAAGTACCAAAGGCTAGACATGGAGTTGCCGGTTTCAAGTGGGGTTAAAGCGGAATCAGTCTTTAAAGACGGGTGGGACAACAGTTGGGATGACAATTGGGATGATGAAGAGGCACCCCAGACGCCCCCACTGCCCGTGACTCCAAGCGTCTCGTCCAAAGGCCTCTCCTCCAGACGACTTAGCAAGGAAGGGTGGAAAGATTAG